TATCCGAAATCCCGCAATCCCGCAATCCCGCCGGGCGTATCCACACTAATATAATGTTTGAGGTCGTTGACCCTAAATTGCACTACCTATTCCGATCATTGCTTATTATACGTTACGTATATATGTTAAGTACAGATTTCAccaacacgttggtctaacagaaacctcccTTGAAACGTAGATACTTAGCTCAtcatgcgatagatgtacctctgactagcccaattggtaaTATTCCCAATATAGTCTCTCACGactatatagtcgtgagcttatgatgttATGTATTTTCTATTAGTCCCAACATAGttttattatcaatattaacttttataacacttttttgtgattatatatacaaacatacataaacagtctatatacgtcccactgctgggcaaaggcctccacgctgcttcaatgcggttggtggaggtgtttttacggctaatagccgggaccaacggcttaacgtgctctccgaagcacggaataatcttacttttacggacaatcaggtgattcaagcctgaaaagtccttaccaaacaaaggacagtctcacaaagtgatttcgacaatgtccccatcgggaatcgaacccggacctccagatcgtgagcctaacgctctaaccactagaccacggaggctgttaaaccaCGGAGGTctgattttttgtgattattactAAGTAATTACCTTTAGCGGCCTAGCATGGTGCATTATGACAACAGGAGAGAAATATTAGCTAGCGCGAAAGAGACTCACCAAGGAAATGTATCTACTGCTGACGTCAACGTAACATAAATAGTATACTtaacaaagatattttatttcagaaaacCCTATAAACATGTGGTGCAAGTACGTGGTGGTAGCGTTAGCGATGGCGGTGTGCGCGGAGGCCTACTCCAGCGGAGCGCCGGAGAGCGCTTGTGTCGACATGATTCCGCGGCACCCCGTCTCGCCGCAGCAGACGCCCGCACCCTACATCATCACCACCAGCGCCAAGGTATcatattacattattttacattatttctaaactgtaacaatatttgcatgctattatGTTAGAGGGACTTTTATAAACATAACTTTAtcaatgtacccttttcaaaagcaaatcaagggtatttctatttctttaaGAACCATACAGACATAATAGACAAATGAACGCCATCCGcaacaaacctacaataagtcgtgTTAGAATAAGAGAACAACGGAAGAAGCTTACCACATGTAATCTATCGGGGTAGACAGAACCACACGTCGCCACAAGACAACTATTGAAGTCTAAAGATGGATATGAATCGTATGTTGACTTGGACCTACCATCAATGTAGTTGGtccatgtttgtttgtttgtatactctttattgctttaaaatacaaaggaaaacaCATAATTTATCCATCATGTTGGATAAGATGCTTACTGcgcctctctctctctctctttatttaagagctacgctcttatcggtggagtaatcgccttcactACTCCATAGACTGCGCCTAcagaaacagcctatatacgtcccactgctgggcacaggcctcccctcaatcaaccggaggatgtatggagcatactccaccacgctgctccactgcgggttggtggagatgttttgttttttagacTGCGCCTATGCGATGCAAAATGATAAGTTGAAAACACTCTAAGTAGGTACGCTTATTATTTTAAGGTCCTTCAGATTCACGGATTCAATTCTACCAAAGttctagtaataataaatatccttGTCCATCAGACGGTGAAGTCTGGCAATCCGATCGAGGTGGTGATCTCGGGCAAGGAGGAGTCGAACACCATCGGCGGTCTGCTGTTGCAGGCTCGGCAGGGTAACAAGCCCGTAGGAACCTTTACCGTGCTACCCAACGACCCCTTCGCGAAACCCCTCAACTGTGGCAGCCCTGGCGTAAGTATTCCATTCGATTTATCTTAGTCTaagcaatattataataagtaggtagtattatGTGAAAGTGAATTAGCTACCTAATCGATCATTATTAAATTTTACCTACACGTCGTCACAGGGACAAAAAAGGACATAGAGTACTTTCCAAATACATATCTTTAACTATAACCGGCGCTGGGACTAAAGTCCAAACAGACAAAGTCGCGGACTATACATAGgacttaatttttaaaattatcatctgtctagcactatcccgtttttcacagggtttgcttacctaacctgaagatttgacaggtccggtttttttacagcagcgactgcccgtctgaccttccaacccgcgaacgaaAACGAGCCCAATATAGGCTAAACCACATACGTCTCGAAAATTCATTCCTTGGGAAtttgggttttctcacgatgtttttcttcaccgctgagcatgtgataatcatgtatgatctaaacatgaattcgaaaacaaattcgacaatcaatggtttaggcctgtgctgaattcgagcctgcgacctcaaaatgagagacaattagcgttctaccaactgggctatcactgCAATATCGCGGTAATTTTTGAAATCAAGATTTTATAATTGGTAGGTTTCAATACttagaaaaatataaagttgGACGTATTCTTTCATATACATAGGTAACTAGGATTcagaataatacatataagttaCAAATTAATAGATAAGGCGTTGTGCATACATACAACACGTCTtcaaaataatacctactttatgtgtggttatataaatagtaataaaaaaaacaattactttTGTTCTATGGGAGATTTTTTGTTTCCTCTTTATAACTAGAGATTGGCACTGAATATACGAGTaaccaaatataaaataagaatatcaTACAATAGGTAAGATACGGAAGGTTACCGGGACAATGTATTTTTTCCACTAAACAGCAGTTAACTCTATTAGACATAATGTTTGTATcaaggtaataaaaaataagcattTAGAATTAAATGCACGGtttttacaattatattttttgttcatAACAATTTTTTTGTGAGTATAGACATTACTTacgattataatttatctacaaCTATTATAATAACGAACTTACCTTACGTTTCAAACGATAACGTCAAAAACTTTAGATCACTGACTTACTCATCACCAAATCTCAGAAGCTACTAATGCTAGCAGTCTCAATTTTCGCATGGGGGTCCTTTTTTAAAGGGATTtggcgaaattcaacccccaaGGGGTTAATaagagggttgaaagtttgtatgaaatttcGCGAGCAAAGTCGTGTGCTGACTGCTAGTAATACActacataatacatataatcCTACTGACGTGGATGTCAATGTTTTTGTATGACTAATGTAATGTTTTGTTAGACTTTAGCGTATCTAAAGCCGTATCTCCTGCGCATTTTTTGCTCTACATACTTAACAAAATAGAATTTGATTCACGAGGCCCCTTAAGCTTGGAAGGGTTGATGTAGAACGTACCTACTCGTGGCGGATAACTATTGATTCAATCCTGTACTCGTTTCCGACAAGCTTAAGATATTAATCACTTGACAACAATGAATAATTAGAATCAAAGTCACGCGATATTGCCATAGGAAACAACATCTGCAGGTATTCTAGACATCCCAGTTAATAGTATTAGTTGTATTAGTATTCAAATTAATCAATATAAAACGCCGTATAAATCTCGTGGAATGACGGGTTGACATGCCGACACTCAACTACGTGCATGTCATAAGACCTAAAAAAACCGGTCGAATTGCCGTCATTCCCTGTAGGTATATGAATATATGTAACGCAAATAATCTCACGCCAGTAAACCCTATTAGAGGAGCGAATCAAGTCATCAGAGagtctaacggcctccgtggtccagtagtggagtgttaggctcactatccggaggtcccgggttcgaatctcggtggggaaatatcacaaaaattactttatgatccctagtttggttaggacattacagactgatcacctgattgtccgaaagtaagacgatccgtccttcggaaggcacgtgaagctgtggtcccggttactacttactgatgtaagtaagtcgttacatgagtcatgtcaggggcctttggcggctcaacagtaaccctgacaccagtcaACAACCCTTACAACCGACAAGAGAGAAGAGAATCTAAAAAGCCCACATGGAAGTAATtcttataaaaagcaatattactattttgacttgatttaattaagaaccctgacaccagttgatgagattggtaatccaccacataacctaaacgatagaagaagaccaatttaacatttgtttgtattgcgtactttaatattgcttttttagatgaaatatGCCTATACCATTGACATTGAATCAATATTACGGATgtcctaaaacacataataaaattaattgtagCAGAAGGCAATGTGCAAGCGTTACTGTTTTAGTAGGCGCTAACTGTCTTTGAACGGTTTCAACGAATTGTAGGACTACCCACCCTAATAGGGGCAACTAAATGTACGATAAGCTacaagtccaatcagtttcttgcaaagtaataaattaactggttaagacctcttggttacatgtcgtttctgtaatagaccaaaaacacctacaaaaacatcaattttataattatgacaactaatggttcataatttcaccactgtttacaaataattcgctgggctatgactgaacttttgctcttcgGTCTCATGAGATTTCGGCAAGGTctccgtcgggaatcgaacccgttattcacaataggctagtttctaactagtcaaatcggttacttttgaTTGTACTAATACATCTAACTTGTGCGATGTACATGAATTTATTGTACGCTTGTAAATACATACAATTCACAAAAAACTCGCATCTCTAAAAGACTTGAGGCTTATAAAAACAATACCCTCTTTAAGCCGGTTACAATAGTGATGTTTATTACAATAAGcagtgtattgtattgaataatTGTTAGTAGTATGCAGGCGATAGATTTCCTAACAGTTGATGGGTTGCATCACTCGAGGCCGAGTGCTGGGAGGGCAAAAGGTCGCCGCTACTCCAGCGTATGAGTACAAGatgatttattatgttattcatCTCAATCTTACAAGGTTCCATGCATTAAGGTTGAATGACATCAAAAAATACTAAGaagatattattttaaaagttgtACTCATTTGTTATTAAATTAACATGAAATTAATGAATGCCCAAAGCTTGCAAAGGCTATCTTCTGCAT
This portion of the Pectinophora gossypiella chromosome 1, ilPecGoss1.1, whole genome shotgun sequence genome encodes:
- the LOC126369115 gene encoding putative defense protein Hdd11, producing the protein MWCKYVVVALAMAVCAEAYSSGAPESACVDMIPRHPVSPQQTPAPYIITTSAKTVKSGNPIEVVISGKEESNTIGGLLLQARQGNKPVGTFTVLPNDPFAKPLNCGSPGNAVTHKKHELSAEKQTLKFLWTAPKDFDDEIKFRATVAHNGAVFWVGLESAPVKVTL